The following coding sequences are from one Betaproteobacteria bacterium window:
- a CDS encoding cupin domain-containing protein, with the protein MSVLTRRDAIASYTTLDGSAIRELLHPDAHPVRQQSLAEATVPVGGATRLHRHRTTEEIYHLTRGRGRMVLGEESFPVATGDTILIPPGMPHCIENLGEEPLTILCCCAPAYTHSDTELL; encoded by the coding sequence ATGAGCGTGCTCACCCGACGCGACGCCATCGCCTCCTACACCACCCTGGATGGCTCCGCTATTCGCGAACTGCTCCATCCCGACGCCCACCCCGTGCGCCAGCAAAGCCTGGCCGAGGCGACAGTTCCCGTGGGAGGCGCGACCCGCCTCCATCGCCACCGGACGACAGAAGAGATTTACCACCTCACCCGCGGCCGTGGCCGCATGGTCCTCGGGGAAGAATCCTTCCCGGTCGCGACAGGGGACACGATCCTCATTCCGCCGGGCATGCCGCATTGCATCGAAAACCTGGGCGAAGAGCCCCTGACCATACTTTGCTGCTGTGCGCCAGCCTATACCCACAGCGACACCGAATTGCTCTGA
- a CDS encoding CreA family protein, whose product MKLPARHPAPLRHLAAPLLALACAGPAGAEEVGCVTTTWKLIGANHRVCIYAFDDPKVPGVTCHVSQARTGGVSGTFGLAEDPSQFSLACRQIGPITLPPRLPKDEVVFSDDTSILFKETKITRFVDTRRNVLVYLAISRKIIEGAPANAISTVPVQPWGGK is encoded by the coding sequence ATGAAGCTTCCTGCGCGCCACCCCGCCCCCCTGCGCCACCTGGCCGCCCCCCTGCTCGCCCTCGCCTGCGCGGGACCGGCCGGCGCCGAGGAGGTGGGCTGCGTCACCACCACCTGGAAACTCATCGGCGCCAATCACCGCGTGTGCATTTACGCCTTCGACGACCCCAAGGTGCCGGGGGTCACCTGCCATGTGAGCCAGGCCCGCACGGGGGGCGTCTCCGGCACCTTCGGCCTCGCCGAAGACCCCTCCCAGTTCTCCCTGGCCTGCCGCCAGATCGGGCCCATCACCCTGCCGCCCAGGCTGCCCAAGGACGAGGTCGTGTTCTCCGACGACACCTCGATCCTGTTCAAGGAAACCAAGATCACCCGCTTCGTCGATACCCGGCGCAATGTCCTCGTCTATCTGGCCATCAGCCGCAAGATCATCGAGGGCGCTCCGGCCAACGCCATCTCGACTGTGCCGGTCCAGCCCTGGGGCGGGAAATGA
- a CDS encoding 3'-5' exoribonuclease, giving the protein MQPLAFVDLETTGATATQDRITEIGIVAVDADGRVEEWQQLVNPGTRIPPFIEQLTGISNALVADAPPFSAVAEEVLRRLAGRLFIAHNARFDYGFLKNEFRRLGLPFRAPVLCTVKLSRSLFPEHKRHNLDSVAERHGLVVNGRHRALADARLIHQFWQKLQASPGPEALAAVVAKLDARPSLPPGLDPTAVDDLPNTPGVYLFHGENDLPLYVGKAKDLRRRVLSHFAADHSAAREMALARQVTRIEIIETAGEIGALLLEASLVKRLRPSHNRQLRKNEEVCTWTLNDEGEGWLRPRLLAAADLDFRHPLACYGLFKHAREAQAALRALADAHQLCLKLTGLEPAAPDKPCFAHQVRHCKGACVGKESLARHTVRLVSALAGLKLVSWPHPGPALLREGETAHVIDAWRHLGSVREEDDIHALLAAPPPAFDRDIYRILAKHAGQLLPLSAPFRRAP; this is encoded by the coding sequence ATGCAGCCCCTCGCCTTCGTCGACCTGGAAACCACCGGCGCCACCGCCACCCAGGACCGCATCACCGAAATCGGCATCGTCGCCGTCGACGCCGACGGACGCGTCGAGGAGTGGCAGCAACTGGTCAATCCCGGCACCCGCATCCCCCCCTTCATCGAGCAGCTCACCGGCATTTCCAACGCCCTCGTGGCCGATGCCCCACCCTTCTCGGCGGTGGCCGAGGAAGTGCTGCGCCGCCTGGCCGGGCGGCTGTTCATCGCCCACAACGCCCGCTTCGACTACGGCTTCCTCAAGAACGAATTCCGTCGCCTGGGCCTGCCCTTCCGGGCGCCGGTGCTGTGCACGGTCAAGCTTTCCCGCAGCCTCTTTCCGGAGCACAAGCGGCACAACCTGGACAGCGTGGCCGAACGCCATGGTCTGGTCGTGAACGGCCGTCACCGGGCCCTGGCCGACGCCCGGCTGATCCACCAGTTCTGGCAGAAGCTCCAGGCCAGCCCGGGGCCCGAGGCCCTGGCCGCGGTGGTGGCGAAGCTCGATGCCCGCCCCAGCCTGCCGCCGGGACTCGACCCCACCGCAGTGGACGACCTGCCCAATACGCCCGGCGTCTATCTCTTCCACGGCGAAAACGATCTGCCGCTCTACGTGGGCAAGGCCAAGGACCTGCGCCGCCGGGTGCTCTCGCACTTTGCCGCCGACCACAGCGCGGCCCGGGAGATGGCCCTGGCCCGCCAGGTGACGCGCATCGAGATCATCGAGACCGCCGGGGAGATCGGTGCTCTCCTGTTGGAGGCCAGCCTGGTCAAGCGCCTGCGCCCCTCCCACAACCGCCAGTTGCGCAAGAACGAGGAGGTCTGCACCTGGACCCTGAACGATGAGGGCGAAGGCTGGCTGCGCCCCCGCCTGCTCGCGGCGGCGGACCTGGATTTCCGTCATCCCCTGGCCTGTTACGGACTGTTCAAACACGCGCGGGAGGCCCAGGCAGCCCTGCGCGCCCTGGCCGATGCCCATCAGCTCTGCCTCAAGCTCACCGGTCTGGAGCCCGCCGCCCCTGACAAACCCTGCTTCGCCCACCAAGTGCGCCACTGCAAGGGGGCCTGTGTGGGCAAGGAGTCCCTCGCCCGCCATACGGTGCGCCTGGTGAGCGCCCTGGCCGGCCTGAAACTGGTTTCCTGGCCCCATCCCGGCCCTGCCCTCCTGCGCGAGGGGGAAACGGCCCACGTCATCGACGCCTGGCGCCACCTGGGCAGCGTGCGGGAAGAGGACGACATCCACGCCCTCCTCGCCGCCCCGCCGCCGGCCTTCGACCGGGACATCTACCGCATTCTCGCCAAACACGCCGGGCAGTTGCTTCCCCTGTCCGCCCCTTTCCGGAGAGCCCCATGA
- the purL gene encoding phosphoribosylformylglycinamidine synthase: MAAILCLKGDSAFSAFRLQRLHDRLRAALPGVSRVEADYWHVAALRRPLDDDERQRLATLLEERPAGGEDGELFLVVPRIGTISPWSSKATDIAWNCGLEAVERIERGIAFRLVPEGGRALGGDERRAVAALLHDRMTETVLDAFAAAGELFRHFEPRPLARVDVLGGGRPALVEANGSLGLALSEDELDYLLELFVAAGRNPTDVELMMFAQANSEHCRHKIFNASWIVDGQTRDKTLFGMIRETHAAHPQGTVMAYADNASIIEGAEIPRFYPGPDGTYGYRQELTHILTKVETHNHPTAISPFPGASTGSGGEIRDEGATGRGSKPKAGLCGFSVSNLDLPEAPRPWEQPYGRPARIASALDIMLEGPIGAAAFNNEFGRPNLAGYFRTYAQAVGDTVRGYHKPIMIAGGIGNIEAGQSFKAETFPPGTLFVQLGGPGMLIGLGGGAASSMSAGVNSEDLDFASVQRGNPEIQRRAQEVIDRCWQMGLPKGDGQAPGDGNPILSIHDVGAGGVSNALPELAHSGGVGARFELRRVPIEEPGMSPAEIWSNESQERYVLAIPPGRIGEFQALCARERCPFAVVGEATADGHLTVSDAHFGVNPVDMEMEALLGKPPRMTRDVASLPPSFVPFDAAALELKDAAYRVLRLPAVADKTFLISIGDRSVGGMTARDQMVGPWQVPVADVAVTTMAYQGYLGEAFALGERPPVAVLDAPASGRMAVGEAITNLAAAAVGELGRVKLSANWMAPCGVPGEDARLYATVEAVSALCKRLGVSIPVGKDSLSMRTAWEEGGEKKQVVSPLSLIVTAFAPVDDVRRTLTPQLRTDQGESELILLDLGANRLGGSALAQVYGATGSDAPDLDDPARLKGLFDAVQRLNGEGLLLAYHDRSDGGLFAAACEMAFAGHCGVTLDLDGLCYDPLLHDVDGNEKKPDLLGGRSFELLVRALFNEELGALIQTRRADREKITPVLRACGVPYHFVGHPNEGDEIRIVRNARKVLRESRVELQRAWSETSFHLQARRDNPACAQEEYDRILDAGDPGLTPRLSFNPAEDISAAYIAIGHRPPLAILREQGVNSHYEMAAAFDRAGFKAVDVHMSDLLAGRVSLKDFKGLVACGGFSYGDVLGAGQGWARTILMHAGCRDEFAAFFARRDTFALGVCNGCQMMSALKSLVPGAEAWPAFRRNTVEQFEARFVMSEVLDSPSLFFAGMAGSRLPIVVSHGEGRAVFDAAADAGKVLGALRYIDNRGQPSEVYPYNPNGSPGGLTAVTTADGRFTIMMPHPERVFRSVQMSWHPDGWGEDSPWMRMFRNARRWLG; the protein is encoded by the coding sequence ATGGCCGCCATCCTTTGCCTCAAGGGCGATTCCGCCTTTTCCGCCTTTCGCCTGCAACGCCTGCATGATCGTCTCCGGGCGGCGCTGCCCGGAGTCTCCCGGGTGGAAGCGGATTATTGGCATGTGGCAGCCCTCAGGCGGCCCCTGGACGACGACGAGAGGCAGCGTCTGGCGACCCTTCTGGAGGAGCGTCCGGCGGGGGGCGAGGACGGCGAACTCTTCCTGGTGGTGCCGCGCATCGGCACCATTTCGCCCTGGTCGTCCAAGGCCACCGACATCGCCTGGAACTGTGGCCTGGAGGCGGTGGAGCGCATCGAGCGCGGCATCGCCTTCCGGCTGGTGCCGGAAGGCGGCCGCGCCCTGGGCGGCGACGAGCGCCGCGCCGTGGCCGCCCTGCTGCACGATCGCATGACCGAGACGGTGCTGGACGCCTTCGCGGCGGCGGGCGAACTGTTCCGCCACTTCGAGCCGCGGCCCCTGGCGAGGGTCGATGTCCTGGGCGGCGGCCGGCCGGCCCTGGTGGAGGCCAACGGCAGCCTGGGACTCGCCCTTTCCGAGGACGAGCTCGATTATCTGCTCGAACTCTTCGTCGCCGCGGGGCGCAATCCCACGGACGTGGAACTGATGATGTTCGCCCAGGCCAATTCCGAACATTGCCGGCACAAGATCTTCAATGCTTCCTGGATCGTCGATGGCCAGACCAGGGACAAAACGCTCTTCGGCATGATCCGCGAGACCCACGCCGCCCATCCCCAGGGCACCGTGATGGCCTATGCGGACAACGCCTCGATCATCGAGGGGGCCGAGATTCCGCGCTTCTACCCCGGTCCCGACGGCACCTACGGCTACCGCCAGGAACTGACCCACATCCTGACCAAGGTGGAAACCCATAATCACCCGACGGCCATTTCGCCCTTCCCCGGCGCTTCCACCGGCTCCGGCGGCGAAATCCGCGACGAGGGGGCCACCGGCCGGGGCTCCAAGCCCAAGGCCGGCCTGTGTGGCTTTTCCGTTTCCAATCTCGATCTGCCCGAGGCTCCACGGCCCTGGGAGCAGCCCTACGGCCGGCCGGCCCGCATCGCCTCGGCCCTGGACATCATGCTCGAGGGGCCCATCGGCGCCGCTGCCTTCAACAACGAATTCGGCCGCCCCAACCTGGCCGGCTATTTCCGCACCTACGCGCAGGCGGTGGGCGACACGGTGCGGGGCTACCACAAGCCCATCATGATCGCCGGCGGCATCGGCAACATCGAAGCCGGGCAGTCCTTCAAGGCCGAGACCTTCCCGCCGGGCACCCTGTTCGTGCAACTGGGCGGGCCGGGCATGCTCATCGGCCTGGGGGGCGGCGCCGCTTCGTCCATGAGCGCCGGGGTCAATAGCGAGGATCTGGACTTTGCCTCGGTGCAGCGGGGCAATCCGGAAATCCAGCGCCGCGCCCAGGAAGTCATCGACCGTTGCTGGCAGATGGGCCTTCCCAAGGGCGACGGCCAGGCGCCGGGGGACGGCAATCCCATCCTCTCGATCCACGACGTGGGCGCCGGAGGGGTGTCCAACGCCCTGCCGGAACTGGCCCATTCCGGCGGCGTCGGTGCCCGCTTCGAGCTGCGCCGGGTGCCCATCGAGGAGCCGGGCATGTCGCCGGCGGAAATCTGGTCCAACGAATCCCAGGAGCGCTACGTCCTCGCCATTCCGCCGGGGCGCATCGGCGAATTCCAGGCCCTGTGCGCCCGGGAGCGCTGCCCCTTCGCGGTGGTCGGCGAGGCCACCGCCGACGGCCACCTGACGGTCAGCGACGCCCATTTCGGCGTCAATCCCGTCGATATGGAAATGGAAGCCCTGCTGGGCAAGCCGCCTCGCATGACCCGGGACGTGGCCAGCCTGCCGCCGTCCTTCGTCCCCTTCGACGCCGCCGCCCTGGAACTGAAGGACGCCGCCTACCGTGTCCTGCGCCTGCCTGCGGTGGCCGACAAGACCTTCCTGATTTCCATCGGCGACCGCTCGGTGGGCGGCATGACCGCCCGGGACCAGATGGTCGGCCCCTGGCAGGTGCCAGTGGCCGACGTGGCTGTCACGACCATGGCCTACCAGGGCTATCTGGGCGAAGCCTTCGCCCTGGGCGAGCGACCCCCGGTGGCGGTGCTGGACGCCCCGGCTTCGGGCCGCATGGCGGTGGGCGAAGCCATCACCAACCTGGCGGCTGCGGCGGTGGGCGAGTTGGGCCGGGTCAAACTCTCGGCCAACTGGATGGCCCCCTGCGGCGTTCCCGGCGAGGACGCCCGGCTCTACGCCACCGTGGAGGCCGTCTCTGCCCTGTGCAAGCGTCTCGGAGTCTCGATTCCGGTGGGCAAGGATTCCCTGTCCATGCGCACCGCCTGGGAAGAGGGCGGTGAGAAGAAGCAGGTGGTGTCGCCCCTTTCCCTCATCGTCACGGCCTTCGCGCCGGTGGACGACGTGCGCCGCACCCTGACGCCCCAGTTGCGTACCGATCAGGGCGAAAGCGAACTCATCCTCCTCGACCTGGGGGCCAATCGCCTGGGGGGATCGGCCCTGGCCCAGGTCTATGGCGCCACCGGCAGCGACGCGCCGGATCTCGACGACCCGGCCCGCCTCAAGGGCCTCTTCGACGCCGTCCAGCGCCTCAATGGCGAGGGGCTGCTGCTGGCCTACCACGACCGCTCCGACGGCGGCCTTTTTGCCGCCGCCTGCGAAATGGCTTTCGCCGGCCACTGCGGCGTGACCCTGGATCTGGACGGCCTGTGCTACGACCCGCTGCTCCACGACGTGGACGGCAACGAAAAGAAGCCCGACCTGCTGGGCGGCCGCTCCTTCGAACTCCTGGTGCGAGCCCTGTTCAACGAGGAACTCGGCGCCCTCATCCAGACCCGGCGCGCCGACCGGGAGAAGATCACCCCGGTGCTGCGGGCCTGCGGCGTGCCCTACCATTTTGTCGGCCACCCCAACGAGGGCGACGAAATCCGTATCGTGCGCAATGCCCGCAAGGTGTTGCGGGAATCCCGCGTCGAGCTGCAGCGGGCCTGGTCCGAGACCAGCTTCCACCTGCAGGCGCGGCGCGACAATCCGGCCTGTGCCCAGGAGGAATACGACCGCATCCTCGATGCCGGCGACCCCGGTCTCACACCGCGCCTGAGCTTCAACCCGGCGGAGGACATTTCGGCCGCCTACATTGCCATCGGCCACCGGCCGCCCCTGGCCATCCTGCGGGAACAGGGCGTGAACAGCCATTACGAAATGGCCGCCGCCTTCGACCGGGCCGGCTTCAAGGCGGTGGACGTCCATATGAGCGACCTCCTGGCCGGCCGTGTCAGTTTGAAGGATTTCAAGGGCCTGGTGGCCTGCGGCGGCTTTTCCTACGGTGACGTCCTGGGGGCCGGCCAGGGCTGGGCCAGGACCATCCTCATGCACGCCGGCTGCCGCGACGAATTCGCCGCCTTCTTCGCCCGTCGCGATACCTTCGCCCTGGGGGTGTGCAACGGCTGCCAGATGATGAGCGCCCTGAAGTCCCTGGTGCCCGGGGCCGAAGCCTGGCCCGCCTTCCGGCGCAACACGGTGGAACAGTTCGAGGCCCGCTTCGTGATGAGCGAAGTGCTCGATTCGCCCTCGCTCTTCTTTGCCGGGATGGCTGGCTCGCGCCTGCCCATCGTCGTTTCCCACGGCGAGGGCCGGGCCGTCTTCGACGCGGCGGCGGACGCCGGCAAGGTGCTCGGCGCCCTGCGCTACATCGACAACCGGGGCCAACCCAGCGAGGTCTATCCCTACAACCCCAACGGCTCCCCCGGCGGCCTCACGGCGGTGACCACGGCGGACGGGCGCTTCACCATCATGATGCCCCACCCCGAGCGGGTCTTCCGCAGCGTGCAGATGTCCTGGCATCCCGACGGCTGGGGCGAGGATTCCCCCTGGATGCGCATGTTCCGGAACGCCCGCCGCTGGTTGGGCTGA
- a CDS encoding type II toxin-antitoxin system HicA family toxin: MSHKYLHLLQAIYHDPVSANIHWREVESLLTHLGATVESGHGARFRVLLNRQEFFLHHPHNSTTCSKQDIKHLRECLARAGVTLSAYEQGGG, translated from the coding sequence ATGAGCCACAAGTATCTCCACCTCCTGCAGGCCATCTATCACGATCCGGTGAGCGCCAACATCCACTGGCGCGAAGTCGAGTCGCTCCTCACCCACCTGGGCGCCACGGTGGAATCCGGCCACGGGGCGCGTTTCCGGGTGCTGCTCAACCGCCAGGAGTTCTTCCTGCACCATCCCCACAACAGCACCACCTGCTCCAAGCAGGACATCAAGCATCTGCGGGAATGCCTGGCCCGGGCCGGGGTCACCCTGTCGGCCTACGAGCAGGGCGGCGGCTGA
- a CDS encoding PEP-CTERM sorting domain-containing protein, which translates to MGSLASFDGQDAFGDWTLFIQDTVGADPLEYFSATLTVTTRGGNVPEPGSLALLGLGFAGLAAARRRKTA; encoded by the coding sequence GTGGGCAGCCTGGCCTCTTTCGACGGCCAAGACGCTTTCGGCGACTGGACCCTGTTCATCCAGGACACCGTCGGTGCCGACCCCCTGGAGTATTTCTCCGCCACCCTGACCGTCACCACCCGTGGCGGCAACGTGCCCGAACCCGGTTCCCTGGCGCTTCTGGGCCTGGGCTTCGCCGGTCTGGCCGCTGCCCGTCGCCGCAAGACGGCCTGA
- the prmB gene encoding 50S ribosomal protein L3 N(5)-glutamine methyltransferase yields the protein MSADPARHELHTLRDFLRLAVSRFNAAGLFFGHGSDNAWDEAAYLCLHTLHLPLDRLEPFLDARLLDDEKYKLLKILQRRIDERLPAAYLTGEAWLAGHRFTVDERVIVPRSFIAELLQEQLTPWVEDPDAVGAILDLCTGSGCLAILAALAFPAARVDAADISPDALAVARRNVADYGLADRIEPLRSDAFAALAGRRYDLIVSNPPYVDAPSVAALPPEYRHEPAIALGSGEDGLDFTHVLLAEARQHLNPGGLLVVEIGHNRDALEAAYPALPFTWLDTRGGDQYVFLLRQEELPD from the coding sequence ATGAGCGCCGACCCCGCCCGCCACGAACTGCACACCCTGCGGGACTTCCTGCGCCTGGCCGTGAGCCGCTTCAACGCCGCCGGCCTCTTTTTCGGCCACGGCAGCGACAACGCCTGGGACGAGGCGGCCTATCTCTGCCTGCACACCCTGCACCTGCCCCTGGACCGGCTGGAGCCCTTTCTCGACGCCCGCCTGCTGGACGACGAAAAATACAAATTGCTCAAGATTCTCCAGCGCCGCATCGACGAACGCCTGCCCGCCGCCTACCTCACTGGCGAAGCCTGGCTGGCGGGCCACCGTTTTACGGTGGACGAGCGGGTCATCGTCCCCCGCTCCTTCATCGCCGAACTGCTGCAGGAGCAACTCACCCCCTGGGTCGAGGACCCCGACGCCGTGGGCGCGATTCTCGACCTGTGCACCGGCTCCGGCTGCCTCGCCATCCTCGCCGCCCTGGCCTTTCCCGCCGCCCGGGTGGACGCCGCCGACATTTCCCCCGACGCCCTGGCAGTGGCCCGGCGCAACGTCGCCGACTACGGTCTGGCCGACCGGATCGAACCCTTGCGCTCGGACGCCTTCGCCGCCCTGGCCGGCCGGCGCTACGACCTCATCGTGTCCAATCCCCCCTACGTGGACGCCCCCTCGGTGGCCGCCCTGCCGCCGGAATACCGCCACGAGCCCGCCATCGCCCTGGGCTCCGGTGAGGATGGCCTCGACTTCACCCACGTCCTGCTGGCCGAGGCCCGCCAACACCTGAACCCCGGCGGGCTCCTGGTGGTGGAAATCGGCCACAACCGGGACGCCCTGGAAGCGGCCTACCCCGCCCTGCCCTTCACCTGGCTCGACACCCGGGGAGGCGACCAGTACGTCTTCCTGCTGCGGCAAGAGGAACTGCCGGACTGA
- the dapE gene encoding succinyl-diaminopimelate desuccinylase: MSDPTLALATALLARPSVTPADGGCMDLIAERLAPLGFSTEFIARGGVTNLWARRGTAKPLFCFAGHTDVVPTGPLEAWTSPPFAPEIRDGLLYGRGAADMKSSLAASVTAVEAFVAAHPQHSGSIAFLLTSDEEGDAVDGTVAVVEALKARGETLDYCIIGEPTSVNTLGDMVKNGRRGSLSGTLTVKGVQCHIAYPHLGRNPIHEAAPVLAELAATEWDRGNEYFPPTTWQVSNIHGGTGATNVVPGHVEIKFNFRFSTASTPESLQERLTAILDRHGLAYDLAWTLGARPFLTGRGPLAEAAMAAIRAECGIATELSTTGGTSDGRFIADICPQLLEIGPVNATSHKIDEHVEVAALHRLSALYRRILESLLLPR, encoded by the coding sequence GTGAGCGACCCGACTCTGGCCCTGGCGACCGCCTTGCTCGCCAGGCCTTCCGTCACGCCCGCCGACGGGGGCTGCATGGATCTCATCGCCGAACGCCTCGCGCCCCTGGGTTTCAGCACCGAATTCATCGCGCGCGGCGGCGTCACCAATCTGTGGGCGCGGCGCGGCACCGCCAAGCCCCTCTTCTGCTTCGCCGGCCATACCGACGTGGTGCCCACCGGCCCCCTGGAGGCCTGGACCTCGCCCCCCTTCGCACCGGAAATCCGTGACGGCCTGCTGTACGGTCGCGGCGCCGCCGACATGAAATCCTCCCTCGCCGCCTCGGTCACCGCGGTGGAAGCCTTCGTCGCCGCCCATCCGCAGCACTCCGGCTCCATCGCCTTCCTGCTCACCTCGGACGAGGAAGGCGACGCCGTCGACGGCACCGTCGCCGTGGTCGAGGCCCTGAAGGCCCGGGGCGAGACTCTGGACTACTGCATCATCGGCGAGCCCACTTCGGTCAATACCCTGGGGGACATGGTCAAGAACGGGCGCCGCGGCTCCCTCTCCGGCACCCTCACGGTCAAGGGCGTCCAATGCCACATCGCCTACCCCCATCTGGGCCGCAACCCCATCCACGAGGCGGCGCCGGTCCTGGCCGAACTGGCCGCCACCGAGTGGGACCGGGGCAACGAATATTTCCCCCCCACCACCTGGCAGGTCTCCAACATCCACGGCGGCACCGGCGCCACCAACGTGGTCCCGGGCCACGTCGAAATCAAGTTCAATTTCCGCTTTTCCACCGCCAGCACGCCGGAATCGCTGCAGGAGCGCCTCACGGCCATCCTCGACCGCCACGGCCTCGCCTACGACCTGGCCTGGACCCTGGGCGCCCGCCCCTTCCTCACCGGCCGCGGCCCCCTGGCGGAGGCCGCCATGGCCGCCATCCGCGCCGAATGCGGTATCGCGACCGAACTGTCCACCACCGGCGGCACCTCCGACGGCCGCTTCATCGCCGACATCTGCCCGCAGCTTCTGGAAATCGGCCCGGTGAATGCGACCAGCCACAAGATCGACGAGCACGTCGAGGTCGCCGCCTTGCACCGCCTTTCGGCCCTTTACCGGCGCATCCTGGAAAGCCTGCTCCTGCCGCGATGA
- a CDS encoding PilT/PilU family type 4a pilus ATPase: MILDKLFQLMSEKQASDIFITAGAPIHIKIQGNTVPVNQQVMLPDMIEKIAFELMSPDQIKTFEATMEMNLSFGIPQVGNFRVNVFRQRGSIGMVVRFIMGNIPALDSLGLPEILSELIMEKRGLILIVGATGSGKSTTIASMLDYRNANRSGHILTVEDPIEFLFKHKKSIINQREIGMDTADWHAALKNAMRQAPDCILIGEIRDRETMQAAISYAQTGHLCLATLHANNSYHALNRIISFFPLENRPALYLDLSVSLRAIVSQRLVKKPDGKRAPTAEVLLNTRHVQELIEKGEVQAIKDAMEQSLAPGSQTFEQDLFRLYRDGVITLDEALLNADSPTNLSWLINNSEMGGPGPKEEKRPDVALEFDSTNEGGTSFKEFTLSLDEPEEDQA, translated from the coding sequence ATGATCCTCGACAAGCTCTTCCAACTGATGTCCGAAAAGCAGGCTTCGGACATCTTCATCACCGCCGGTGCGCCGATCCATATCAAGATCCAGGGCAACACCGTGCCGGTGAACCAGCAGGTCATGCTGCCCGACATGATCGAGAAGATCGCCTTCGAGCTCATGTCGCCGGATCAGATCAAGACCTTCGAGGCCACCATGGAGATGAACCTCTCCTTCGGCATCCCCCAGGTCGGCAATTTCCGCGTCAATGTCTTCCGCCAGCGGGGCTCCATCGGCATGGTGGTGCGCTTCATCATGGGCAACATTCCGGCCCTGGACTCCCTGGGCCTGCCGGAGATTCTCTCCGAGCTCATCATGGAGAAGCGCGGCCTCATCCTCATCGTCGGCGCCACCGGATCGGGCAAATCCACCACCATCGCCTCGATGCTGGATTACCGCAACGCCAATCGTTCCGGCCACATCCTCACCGTCGAGGACCCCATCGAGTTCCTGTTCAAACACAAGAAATCGATCATCAACCAACGCGAAATCGGCATGGACACCGCCGACTGGCACGCCGCCCTGAAGAACGCCATGCGCCAGGCGCCGGACTGCATCCTGATCGGCGAAATCCGCGACCGGGAGACCATGCAGGCGGCCATTTCCTACGCCCAGACCGGCCACCTCTGCCTGGCCACCCTGCACGCCAACAACAGCTATCACGCCCTGAACCGCATCATCAGCTTCTTCCCCCTGGAAAACCGCCCGGCGCTCTACCTCGACCTCTCGGTGAGCCTGCGCGCCATCGTTTCCCAGCGCCTGGTCAAGAAGCCCGACGGCAAGCGCGCGCCGACCGCCGAAGTGCTGCTCAACACCCGCCACGTGCAGGAACTGATCGAGAAGGGCGAAGTGCAGGCCATCAAGGACGCCATGGAGCAGAGCCTCGCCCCCGGATCGCAAACCTTCGAACAGGATCTCTTCCGCCTCTATCGGGACGGGGTCATCACCCTGGACGAGGCCCTGCTCAATGCGGACTCCCCGACCAACCTGTCCTGGCTCATCAACAACTCCGAAATGGGCGGCCCCGGACCGAAGGAGGAAAAACGCCCCGACGTGGCCCTGGAATTCGATTCCACCAACGAAGGCGGCACCTCCTTCAAGGAATTTACCCTCAGCCTCGACGAACCCGAGGAAGACCAGGCGTGA